The Candidatus Hinthialibacter antarcticus genome includes the window GACCGCCCTGAAGAGCGCGCCGCCATCGCGCATTGCGGGCAGGTTCATTCGCTTGCGAAATGCGGTTACAGTGTTAGAATCCAAACCTTACTAAACGCCTTAAGTTTTGTTTCAGGAGATTTAGATGGCTATCTTTGCGGATAAGTCGACCCGGCTAATTGTTCAGGGCATCACGGGAAAAGAAGGTTCATTTCATACTGAGCAATGTATGGCTTATGGTACGAACGTGGTCGGCGGCGTGACTCCCGGCAAGGGAGGCAGCGAACACTTAGGCGTTCCTGTGTTTAACACAGTGGCGGAGTCGGTCGAAAAAGCGGGCGCCAACGCGACGGTGATTTTTGTTCCGCCGCCCTTCGCTGCGGACGCAATCATGGAAGCAGCCGACGCGGGCATTCAATTGGTGATTTGCATCACCGAAGGCATCCCCACGCTCGACATGGTCAAAGTGAAGAAATTCGTGACGTCTAGGGGCGTCCGGTTGGTCGGCCCCAATTGCCCCGGCGTGATCTCGCCCGGCAAGTGCAAAATCGGCATCATGCCCGGCTCGATTCACATGGAAGGCTGCGTTGGCGTTGTCTCGCGCAGCGGTACGCTGACCTACGAAGCCGTCCAGCAAATTTCTGACATCAAACTGGGTCAATCCACTTGTATCGGCATCGGCGGCGACCCCGTGATTGGAACGACATTTATTGATGCGCTGACGGCGTTTAATGATGACGATGAAACCAAGGCAGTTGTGATGATCGGTGAAATCGGCGGCAGCGCCGAAGAAGAAGCGGCTGCGTTTATCAAAGCCAATATGAAGAAACCTGTGGTCTCGTTTATCGCAGGCAAGACGGCGCCTCCAGGGCGACGCATGGGCCACGCAGGCGCCATCATCGCGGGCGGAAAAGGCACGGCGGACGAAAAAGAGCGCGTCTTGCGCGAGTCGGGCGTCTCGGTTTGTGAAAGCCCCGCTGAAATCGGCGAACGCATTCAAGCCGCGCTGGCATAAGAGAATCTGTCATTCAAGACTCCAAGCGCCTCGAAGAAATTCGGGGCGCTTTTTTGTTTAACGAACAGGCATGGGTACGTCTCTCTTCGCTTCGGAATAATTCGCAAGCCGTTTCGATCAACTGTCATTGACTTAAGGCTTGTCGCCTCCCTCTCCCTCTGGGAGAGGGTTGGGAGTGAGGGGCGGCCTCGCCGCATTTGTGCTGAGTCAATTTCAGCAATTAAATTTCATTTCACCACGACTTCAACACAAAACACTGTATGAAAGAACCCCTCATCCTAACCTTCTCCCAGAGGGAGAAGGGATTACGTTGGCACTCATCCAGGGTAGGATGGACTTCGCGCTAGCAGCCAATGAGATTGAATCATTCATTCAAGGGCTGACGCCTCCTTGTCTATGCCGCCTCGCCCTCCCCCGATGAAATTATATCTAAAATGCAAAGAGTTTGTTGTGGTTCTAATTCAGCGTATTGCCGTTTACCCCAATACAGGTTTTGGTACTATTGGGGAGAGAACCATAATCAGTATTGTAGGGTGGGTTCTTAACCCACCATTGTTTACTGAACGCTTCGTTGTGAGTGCGTAATTGAGGAGAGTGCACCATGATTCAAATATTAGATACCGCAAAAATGGAAGGCATGCGCTTTCCCGCTAATCGCAGAGGACGCGGATTCACCGGTCCCAATTTATTTGAGAACGTCGGGTTCCGAACCGGTTGGATCGAACTCGACCCTGAGAACGGTCAGGTGCCTTGGCACAACCACCCCGAAAACGAAGTCTATATCATGATCGAAGGCGAGAACATTCAAATCGCGCTCGAAGGCGAGGGCGTGGCGTCTTTGAAGAAGGGGCAAGCGGTGAAAGTGCCGTCGGGCAAGTTCCACCAACTGACCAACCTGGGTAACGAACGCGCGACCTTTCTCTATATCTATGAAGGCAACGGCGACGTCGACCATTGGCGGCAAGAACTCGACGGCGAGTTGCCGAAAGCGGGCGTCGGCGAGATTCCCTCATTGCCCGAAGGCGCGTTTCGGCAATGCCCAGAAAGCACAAAAAACAGCCCTGACGCGTAAATGAATAATTGA containing:
- the sucD gene encoding succinate--CoA ligase subunit alpha; this translates as MAIFADKSTRLIVQGITGKEGSFHTEQCMAYGTNVVGGVTPGKGGSEHLGVPVFNTVAESVEKAGANATVIFVPPPFAADAIMEAADAGIQLVICITEGIPTLDMVKVKKFVTSRGVRLVGPNCPGVISPGKCKIGIMPGSIHMEGCVGVVSRSGTLTYEAVQQISDIKLGQSTCIGIGGDPVIGTTFIDALTAFNDDDETKAVVMIGEIGGSAEEEAAAFIKANMKKPVVSFIAGKTAPPGRRMGHAGAIIAGGKGTADEKERVLRESGVSVCESPAEIGERIQAALA
- a CDS encoding cupin domain-containing protein gives rise to the protein MIQILDTAKMEGMRFPANRRGRGFTGPNLFENVGFRTGWIELDPENGQVPWHNHPENEVYIMIEGENIQIALEGEGVASLKKGQAVKVPSGKFHQLTNLGNERATFLYIYEGNGDVDHWRQELDGELPKAGVGEIPSLPEGAFRQCPESTKNSPDA